In the genome of [Mycoplasma] phocae, one region contains:
- a CDS encoding diadenylate cyclase produces MVIAVLVIVILIAIIIATNYIVILIKSLNKNKTAKKSLGESTKIRIIYQLKEAIEYLSKNKTGAIITIENKDNLDLLRTDGVIVDANISSSLIISIFNKHSPLHDGAIIIRNNKIYYAATYYKITKKSIDNRYGARHRAAMGISELCDAITIVVSEENGGVTLARNGLFTPIPISNLQESLVDIFKDSE; encoded by the coding sequence ATGGTTATTGCTGTTTTAGTTATTGTAATTTTAATTGCAATTATTATTGCTACAAATTACATCGTTATTTTAATAAAGTCTTTAAATAAAAATAAGACTGCTAAAAAATCATTAGGTGAATCGACAAAAATTCGTATTATTTACCAATTAAAAGAAGCTATTGAATATTTATCAAAAAACAAAACTGGGGCAATTATTACAATTGAAAATAAAGATAATCTTGATTTGCTAAGAACAGATGGAGTAATTGTTGATGCCAATATTTCTTCATCTTTGATTATTTCGATTTTTAACAAACACAGTCCATTGCATGATGGTGCTATCATTATTCGAAATAATAAAATTTATTATGCTGCTACATACTACAAAATTACTAAGAAGTCGATTGACAACCGTTACGGCGCAAGACATAGAGCAGCTATGGGAATTAGTGAATTGTGTGATGCGATAACTATTGTTGTTAGTGAAGAAAATGGTGGTGTAACCCTAGCTAGAAACGGATTATTTACACCAATTCCAATTAGTAATCTACAAGAATCATTAGTTGATATTTTTAAAGATTCAGAATAA
- a CDS encoding PhnE/PtxC family ABC transporter permease, which translates to MKNNQKIKYKTSLNFEKFVNYFQPKFIDINGQKVTKKFPWNRIFWSLIVLVLIALIISLIKPDFQNWTIFWKSIGNFFEVNKVIEIGSTKITPYQTFVKSLQLLWRTVSYSILGTILGIAISIPVSLLSSKNFIKNKYVYYPFRFIMSVIRAVPPIVFAFIFWFLFSSSLAATLSIAIFVTSIMSKWLYEDLDTYDVSAYTGIQSIGNGKVIAFKVSIFPYLIKRIFSYGFYSFEMVVRFAAILSIVGISTIGELLADNYATINNYSHMSIVIWILVSFMIILEFINYLIKKYFLEFSAKHPNIDEQLSYEDKLKSLKKQKPKIYIWKIVFGIALLALICASLVQVNWAIGNSIKISQFKTGISKLFNPDWTLFQTWTNSKTNPVVLGFEALLVAFAATLIGFILAFIFGILASKNVNKYFAYPFKLIIITIRAIPPFTFALLFLILSKDSKIFAGVLALGIHSIGMLGKLVMESVEKIPNKVFQSLDSLGSSWFQKVYYGVVKAILPQALSNFLYRAELNFKSTVVIGAVGASNFGFQISIYSAQFQDWDKLSSYLIFTIVIVLIIEQISNLIRNKLIKGYFFAENSWITQRINKVTFLKALAVNQITEENFVHDIKYARYLIAKFNYDKLKFIEDFNKNQYQNIQNYHSILLQKKELNSIFKQKYHELANNLKKIKSDVYKQTKASISTEVKKIQFIKRHKIALKSANIACDKYIESFSGV; encoded by the coding sequence ATGAAAAACAATCAAAAAATTAAGTATAAAACTTCACTTAATTTTGAGAAATTTGTTAATTATTTTCAACCTAAATTTATTGATATTAATGGTCAGAAAGTAACCAAGAAATTTCCATGAAATAGAATTTTTTGAAGTTTAATTGTTTTAGTCTTAATTGCTTTAATTATCAGTCTAATTAAACCGGATTTTCAAAATTGAACAATTTTTTGAAAATCAATTGGAAATTTTTTCGAAGTAAATAAGGTTATTGAAATTGGCTCAACAAAAATTACACCTTATCAAACGTTTGTAAAATCGCTTCAACTATTGTGGCGGACAGTTTCCTATTCGATTCTAGGAACAATTTTAGGAATTGCCATTTCAATTCCCGTTTCACTACTTAGTTCAAAAAACTTTATTAAAAATAAATACGTTTATTATCCTTTTCGTTTTATTATGTCAGTAATTAGAGCTGTTCCACCAATTGTCTTTGCTTTCATTTTTTGATTTCTATTTTCATCAAGTTTGGCAGCAACACTTTCAATTGCCATCTTTGTAACCTCAATTATGTCAAAATGATTGTATGAGGATTTGGATACCTATGATGTTTCGGCTTATACAGGTATTCAATCAATTGGGAACGGTAAAGTTATTGCTTTCAAAGTGTCAATCTTCCCATATTTAATTAAACGGATCTTTTCATATGGATTCTATTCATTTGAAATGGTGGTAAGATTCGCAGCTATTCTATCAATTGTTGGGATATCGACAATCGGTGAATTATTAGCTGATAATTATGCTACAATCAATAATTATTCTCATATGTCAATTGTGATATGAATTTTAGTTTCTTTCATGATTATATTAGAATTTATTAATTATCTAATTAAAAAATATTTTCTAGAATTTTCGGCTAAACACCCTAACATTGACGAACAATTATCATATGAAGATAAACTTAAATCACTTAAAAAACAAAAACCAAAAATTTACATTTGAAAAATTGTTTTTGGAATAGCCTTGTTAGCGTTGATATGTGCTTCATTGGTTCAAGTTAATTGAGCAATTGGTAATTCCATTAAGATAAGTCAATTTAAAACGGGTATTTCGAAACTATTTAATCCTGATTGAACACTTTTTCAAACTTGAACTAATTCCAAAACCAATCCAGTTGTTTTAGGTTTTGAAGCGCTATTAGTAGCTTTTGCGGCAACATTAATTGGTTTTATCCTAGCATTTATTTTTGGGATCTTAGCCTCTAAAAATGTCAATAAATATTTTGCATATCCTTTTAAATTAATTATTATTACTATTCGGGCAATTCCACCATTTACTTTTGCACTACTATTTCTAATTCTTTCTAAGGATTCAAAAATTTTTGCTGGCGTTTTAGCTCTAGGAATACATTCAATTGGAATGTTGGGAAAATTAGTTATGGAATCAGTTGAAAAAATTCCGAATAAGGTTTTCCAATCCCTTGATTCACTTGGATCATCTTGGTTTCAAAAAGTTTACTATGGTGTAGTTAAGGCAATCTTACCACAAGCATTATCGAATTTCTTATATCGTGCTGAACTTAATTTTAAATCAACAGTTGTTATTGGTGCCGTCGGAGCAAGTAATTTTGGTTTTCAAATCTCAATTTATTCAGCTCAATTTCAAGACTGAGATAAACTAAGTTCATATTTGATTTTTACAATTGTTATCGTTTTAATTATTGAACAAATTTCAAATCTAATTCGAAATAAATTAATCAAAGGATATTTCTTTGCAGAAAATTCTTGAATTACTCAACGCATCAATAAAGTTACTTTCTTAAAAGCCTTAGCAGTTAATCAAATCACTGAAGAAAATTTTGTACATGATATAAAATATGCTAGATATTTAATTGCTAAATTTAATTACGATAAACTAAAATTTATAGAGGATTTTAATAAAAATCAATACCAAAACATACAAAATTATCATTCCATTCTGCTTCAAAAAAAGGAATTAAATTCTATCTTTAAGCAGAAATACCATGAACTCGCGAACAATCTTAAAAAAATTAAAAGCGATGTTTATAAACAAACAAAAGCAAGTATTTCAACTGAAGTAAAAAAAATTCAGTTTATTAAGCGCCATAAAATTGCTTTGAAATCAGCAAATATTGCTTGTGATAAATATATTGAATCATTCTCAGGAGTATAA
- a CDS encoding PhnD/SsuA/transferrin family substrate-binding protein — protein MKIKKNKRFIASGFFAISVMSTTIPLVAISCTTESENFVIRTSGYSDSMTKLANKSISLAGAWADARFYAGEFEKDLVAVGATDYISNDGIQARDGLKKGDIEALQELFIKTIEEAEKQAKENKVSSLTYENKGKISSIFKIYNHDGYSKVALDSEISYNSVGNKKKAYPKALTEGSDYLEIKDNQIVQKANAKRIKVAFIPSSDATLVSQATGKLQAYFNNTLKLNFDITVATDYNAAAESLASGSYDLAFLPVDTWAQHSGNSSFILQAGRDVQIIDPYISTSNPSTPKFTSNDEKLLIEAINSYKVFNANNKDRAIYINSDPTKNPTATVDGYPQELKSAVDALAQEKKLPKVGYYRAYIFANKDSEIYKKIEKALTEQGSNWKLNWSDVKGDIIYGYTSTTSSASFTYPEQWFKKHFEGFESFLK, from the coding sequence ATGAAGATTAAGAAAAATAAAAGATTTATAGCATCTGGATTTTTTGCTATATCAGTTATGTCAACAACAATTCCACTAGTAGCAATTAGTTGTACAACAGAATCAGAAAATTTCGTGATTAGAACATCAGGATATTCAGATTCAATGACAAAATTAGCTAATAAGTCGATATCATTAGCAGGAGCTTGAGCTGATGCAAGATTTTATGCTGGTGAATTCGAAAAAGACCTTGTAGCAGTTGGTGCAACTGATTACATTTCAAATGATGGAATTCAAGCACGTGATGGACTAAAAAAAGGTGATATTGAAGCTCTTCAAGAATTATTTATTAAGACAATTGAAGAAGCTGAAAAACAAGCTAAAGAAAATAAAGTTAGTTCATTAACTTATGAAAATAAAGGAAAAATTAGCAGTATTTTCAAAATTTATAACCACGACGGTTATTCAAAAGTTGCTTTAGATAGTGAAATTTCATATAACTCAGTTGGAAATAAGAAAAAGGCTTATCCAAAAGCCTTAACTGAAGGAAGTGACTATTTAGAAATCAAGGATAATCAAATTGTTCAAAAAGCGAACGCAAAAAGAATTAAAGTTGCCTTCATTCCATCTTCAGATGCTACTTTAGTATCTCAAGCAACCGGAAAATTGCAAGCATATTTTAACAACACATTAAAACTAAATTTTGATATTACCGTTGCAACAGATTACAATGCGGCAGCAGAATCACTTGCGTCAGGTTCATATGATTTGGCATTTTTACCAGTTGATACTTGAGCGCAACATTCAGGAAATTCTAGTTTCATTTTACAAGCTGGACGGGATGTTCAAATTATAGATCCATATATTTCGACATCTAATCCTTCAACACCAAAATTTACTTCTAATGACGAAAAATTACTTATCGAAGCGATTAACAGTTATAAAGTTTTTAATGCCAACAATAAAGACAGAGCAATTTATATTAATAGCGACCCAACTAAAAACCCAACTGCAACAGTAGATGGATATCCACAAGAACTTAAGAGTGCCGTTGATGCTTTAGCACAAGAAAAAAAATTACCAAAAGTTGGATATTACCGTGCATATATTTTCGCTAATAAAGACTCAGAGATTTACAAGAAAATTGAAAAGGCATTAACAGAACAAGGGTCAAATTGAAAATTAAATTGAAGCGATGTTAAAGGGGACATAATCTACGGTTACACATCAACAACATCGTCAGCCTCTTTTACCTATCCGGAGCAATGATTTAAAAAACATTTTGAAGGGTTTGAATCATTTTTAAAATAG
- the metK gene encoding methionine adenosyltransferase: MKRILTSESVGAGHPDKICDQISDAILDGLLKKDPHARVACDVLANNDVIYIGGQITTSSYVDTIKETWKILKPLGYKESDFTIINKIYPQSADIAMGVNQSENHELGAGDQGILFGYATNENKYFMPWPIVLSHELVKRAEKLRRGKSFLYAKSDMKSQVTVEYDDENNTIKVIKVLMSIQHQEDYQEEKFKKFIKEQIIDVVLKENNFNLDYEILINPTGRFVIGGPVGDTGLTGRKIIVDTYGGFAHHGGGAFSGKDPTKIDRSAAYMARYIAKNIVASGIAKKCEIQLSYAIGLPRPQSIYVNTFNSSKFSEPEIINMINNLFDLSVSGIIKTLDLLRPIYLQTATFGHFGRNDLDLPWEKLNKIVDIQNYFKN, encoded by the coding sequence ATGAAAAGAATTTTAACATCTGAAAGCGTTGGTGCTGGCCACCCTGATAAAATTTGTGACCAAATAAGTGACGCAATATTAGATGGATTACTAAAAAAAGATCCTCATGCTAGAGTTGCTTGTGATGTTTTGGCAAATAATGACGTAATATACATAGGCGGTCAAATTACTACATCATCATATGTAGATACAATTAAGGAAACTTGAAAAATTTTAAAACCACTTGGATATAAAGAAAGTGATTTTACTATTATTAATAAAATTTATCCACAAAGTGCTGATATTGCCATGGGAGTCAATCAATCAGAAAATCATGAGCTTGGAGCCGGAGATCAAGGAATACTTTTTGGTTATGCAACTAATGAAAATAAATATTTTATGCCATGACCTATTGTTTTAAGTCATGAACTTGTTAAACGCGCTGAAAAACTTCGAAGAGGCAAAAGTTTTTTATATGCTAAGAGTGATATGAAAAGTCAGGTAACTGTTGAATATGATGATGAAAATAACACTATTAAAGTTATAAAGGTATTAATGTCAATTCAACATCAAGAAGATTACCAAGAAGAAAAGTTTAAGAAATTTATTAAAGAACAAATCATTGATGTTGTTTTAAAAGAAAATAATTTTAATCTAGATTATGAAATTTTAATAAATCCAACTGGTAGATTTGTAATTGGCGGTCCGGTTGGTGATACTGGATTAACCGGAAGAAAAATTATTGTTGATACATACGGTGGTTTTGCTCATCATGGTGGAGGCGCTTTCTCTGGTAAGGATCCAACAAAGATTGATCGTTCTGCTGCATATATGGCACGATATATTGCTAAAAATATTGTTGCTTCTGGAATTGCTAAAAAATGCGAAATTCAACTTTCATATGCCATCGGTTTACCAAGACCACAATCAATTTATGTCAATACTTTTAACAGCTCAAAATTTTCTGAACCCGAAATTATTAATATGATTAATAACTTGTTTGATTTAAGTGTGTCAGGAATTATAAAAACTCTAGATTTACTAAGACCAATTTATCTTCAAACGGCTACATTTGGACATTTTGGACGAAATGATTTAGATCTGCCATGAGAGAAACTAAATAAAATTGTTGATATACAAAATTATTTTAAAAATTAG
- a CDS encoding transposase, producing the protein MCGYKKIKEENYAKTFKNGSLIYQAFKEGWIWKASRVFYIISPDTQFTKRNSLSGRIIKIIKNYNLGTQIRGSTNRKKGNGAPGRPKKQRELDRDIFSRKDLIEIAKRYYEITKENSKKGNKNEAKNLNIFPVFYFSRQTISANKTT; encoded by the coding sequence ATGTGTGGCTATAAAAAAATTAAAGAGGAAAATTATGCCAAAACATTTAAAAATGGAAGTTTAATATATCAAGCCTTCAAAGAAGGTTGAATATGAAAAGCATCAAGAGTTTTTTATATTATTTCACCGGATACTCAATTCACAAAAAGAAATTCTTTGTCGGGTAGAATTATAAAAATAATTAAGAATTATAATTTAGGCACGCAAATAAGAGGGAGCACTAATAGAAAAAAAGGAAATGGCGCACCTGGAAGGCCCAAGAAGCAAAGGGAATTAGATAGGGATATTTTTAGTAGAAAAGATTTAATTGAAATAGCTAAAAGATATTATGAAATAACTAAAGAAAATTCCAAAAAAGGGAATAAAAACGAAGCTAAAAACCTAAACATATTCCCTGTTTTTTACTTTTCTAGACAAACCATATCTGCTAATAAAACTACATAA
- the ychF gene encoding redox-regulated ATPase YchF, protein MALKAGIVGLPNVGKSSLFSALTLVEAEASNYAFTTIEPNVAIVNLHDYRLKELARIVNTKKIVEATFQFVDIAGLVAGASKGEGLGNKFLANIREVDAVVHVIRCFENQDILHVSDKISPIDDLNVINLELILADLQTVENIIARMSKKVHNTNDKELKFEFDVLQKIRKSLESEIMIKNLDLNHEEKSAIAKYQLLTDKPTIYVANLSVDDFKDIKNAKHFQTLNDHLAKQNEILIPICIKLEYEISQFDDEEKAVFLAEYNVEESGIDSIIKKSFYLLNQATYFTAGEIEARAWTFKKGMNAAECAGIIHTDFEKKFVKAEIIKFDDYVKFNGEKGCREAGKISLEGRNYQMQDGDICLFKVAK, encoded by the coding sequence ATGGCACTAAAAGCAGGAATAGTAGGGTTACCTAATGTTGGTAAAAGCAGTCTTTTTTCCGCACTAACTTTAGTTGAAGCTGAAGCTTCTAACTATGCTTTCACCACGATTGAACCAAATGTTGCTATTGTTAATTTACATGACTATCGTTTAAAAGAATTAGCAAGAATAGTTAACACTAAAAAAATAGTTGAAGCAACATTTCAATTTGTGGATATTGCTGGATTAGTGGCCGGAGCCTCAAAAGGTGAAGGACTAGGGAATAAATTTTTAGCTAATATTCGAGAAGTTGATGCGGTTGTTCACGTTATTAGATGTTTTGAAAATCAAGACATTCTTCATGTTAGTGACAAAATATCACCAATTGATGATTTAAATGTTATAAATTTAGAGCTTATTTTAGCTGATTTACAAACTGTTGAGAATATCATAGCTCGAATGTCAAAAAAAGTTCATAATACTAATGATAAAGAGCTTAAATTTGAATTTGATGTCTTACAGAAGATTCGTAAATCATTAGAATCTGAAATAATGATTAAAAATCTTGATTTAAATCATGAAGAAAAATCTGCTATTGCAAAATATCAATTGCTTACAGATAAACCAACGATTTATGTTGCCAATTTATCTGTTGATGATTTTAAAGACATTAAAAATGCCAAACATTTTCAAACATTAAATGATCATTTAGCTAAGCAAAATGAAATACTTATTCCAATTTGTATTAAATTAGAATATGAAATATCTCAATTTGATGATGAAGAGAAAGCAGTGTTTCTTGCCGAATATAATGTCGAAGAATCAGGAATTGATAGCATTATTAAAAAAAGCTTTTATTTATTAAATCAAGCAACTTATTTTACGGCTGGCGAAATTGAAGCTCGGGCATGAACTTTTAAAAAAGGAATGAATGCTGCTGAATGTGCCGGAATTATTCATACCGATTTTGAAAAGAAATTTGTTAAAGCCGAGATTATTAAATTTGATGATTATGTTAAATTTAATGGTGAAAAAGGTTGTCGAGAAGCTGGGAAAATTAGTTTAGAAGGTCGCAACTACCAAATGCAAGATGGTGACATTTGCTTATTTAAAGTTGCTAAATAG
- the phnC gene encoding phosphonate ABC transporter ATP-binding protein has product MNKKITTKENMENWDIVWDGVGKIYPNGTKGLTDINLTIKQGEFVAIIGLSGAGKTTLIKTVNKINSISSGTLKVGPYNVNTLKGKALRLFRTKIGMIFQNYNLIENVSVLQNVLAARLPQMNWFRALFGMYAKKDVDIAYESLARVNILENAYDLANNLSGGQMQRVALARTLAQKPKIILADEPVGALDPIMAKNVMDGFLVANKHDKITILANLHHVDLALQYADRIIGVKKGKIIFNDTWDKVNLSKLKEIYGNKLEQFDKEQFTENERKRKIIHSEIMKKIKKLSRGMNEKQSKN; this is encoded by the coding sequence ATGAATAAAAAAATAACAACTAAAGAAAATATGGAAAATTGGGATATAGTGTGAGATGGTGTTGGAAAAATTTATCCTAATGGTACAAAAGGATTAACCGATATCAATTTAACAATTAAACAGGGCGAATTTGTTGCAATCATCGGTTTGTCTGGAGCTGGTAAAACTACATTAATTAAAACAGTGAATAAAATCAATTCAATTTCATCAGGAACTTTAAAAGTTGGACCGTATAATGTTAACACGTTAAAAGGGAAAGCCCTTCGTTTGTTTCGTACAAAAATTGGAATGATTTTTCAAAACTACAATTTAATTGAAAATGTCTCAGTTCTTCAAAATGTTTTGGCTGCACGTTTACCACAAATGAATTGATTTAGAGCTTTGTTTGGAATGTATGCCAAAAAAGATGTTGACATTGCCTATGAATCTTTAGCTCGAGTAAACATTCTAGAAAATGCTTATGATTTAGCAAATAATTTAAGTGGTGGACAAATGCAGCGGGTAGCATTAGCAAGAACACTAGCTCAGAAACCAAAAATTATCTTGGCTGATGAACCAGTCGGTGCTCTTGATCCAATCATGGCGAAAAACGTTATGGATGGTTTTCTAGTCGCAAATAAGCATGATAAAATCACTATTTTAGCAAATTTACACCATGTTGATTTAGCGTTGCAATATGCTGATCGAATTATTGGTGTTAAAAAGGGAAAAATTATTTTCAATGACACTTGGGATAAAGTTAATTTAAGTAAATTAAAAGAAATTTATGGTAATAAATTAGAACAATTTGATAAAGAACAATTTACCGAAAATGAGCGAAAAAGAAAAATAATTCATAGTGAAATTATGAAAAAAATTAAAAAATTATCAAGAGGTATGAATGAAAAACAATCAAAAAATTAA
- the tuf gene encoding elongation factor Tu, whose translation MAKLDFDRSKPHVNIGTIGHVDHGKTTLTAAIATVLSKKGLSEARDYASIDNAPEEKARGITINTSHIEYQTEKRHYAHVDCPGHADYVKNMITGAAQMDGAILVVAATDGPMPQTREHILLAKQVGVPKIVVFLNKIDMFKEDEREEMVGLVDLDIRGLLSEYGFDGDNAPVIAGSALKALEGDAQYEEQIMELMNSIDEYIDEPKRETDKPFLMAIEDVFTITGRGTVATGRVERGVLQLNEEVEIVGLHPTKKTVVTGIEMFRKNLKEARAGDNAGLLLRGVERSEIERGQVLAKPKTIVPHTEFEATVYVLKKEEGGRHTPFFQNYKPQFYFRTTDVTGGVQFKPGREMVMPGDNVELNVTLIAPIAVEEGTKFSIREGGRTVGAGSVTKIIK comes from the coding sequence ATGGCAAAATTAGATTTCGACCGTTCAAAACCACACGTAAATATTGGTACAATTGGACACGTCGATCACGGTAAAACTACTTTAACAGCTGCTATTGCTACAGTTTTATCTAAAAAAGGTTTATCAGAAGCTAGAGACTATGCTTCTATCGATAATGCTCCAGAAGAAAAAGCACGTGGAATTACAATTAATACTTCACACATTGAATATCAAACAGAAAAACGTCACTATGCTCACGTTGACTGTCCAGGTCACGCTGACTATGTTAAAAACATGATTACTGGTGCCGCTCAAATGGATGGAGCAATCCTTGTTGTTGCCGCAACAGATGGACCTATGCCACAAACTCGTGAACACATTCTTCTTGCAAAACAAGTTGGTGTTCCAAAAATCGTTGTTTTCTTAAACAAAATTGATATGTTTAAAGAAGATGAAAGAGAAGAAATGGTTGGACTAGTAGATCTAGACATCCGTGGATTACTATCAGAATATGGTTTTGATGGTGACAATGCTCCAGTTATTGCTGGTTCTGCTCTAAAAGCTTTAGAAGGCGATGCACAATACGAAGAACAAATTATGGAATTAATGAATAGTATTGATGAATACATCGATGAACCAAAAAGAGAAACAGATAAACCATTTTTAATGGCTATCGAAGACGTATTTACTATTACTGGTAGAGGAACAGTTGCAACAGGTAGAGTTGAACGTGGAGTTCTACAATTAAACGAAGAAGTTGAAATTGTTGGATTACACCCAACCAAGAAAACTGTTGTTACCGGAATTGAAATGTTCCGTAAGAACCTAAAAGAAGCTCGTGCTGGAGATAATGCTGGTTTATTACTACGTGGTGTTGAAAGAAGCGAAATTGAACGTGGACAAGTTTTAGCTAAACCAAAAACAATCGTTCCACATACCGAATTTGAAGCTACAGTTTATGTTCTTAAAAAAGAAGAAGGTGGACGTCACACACCATTCTTCCAAAACTATAAACCTCAATTCTACTTCCGTACAACAGACGTTACTGGTGGAGTTCAATTTAAACCTGGACGTGAAATGGTTATGCCAGGAGATAACGTTGAATTAAATGTTACTTTAATAGCTCCAATCGCTGTTGAAGAAGGAACCAAGTTCTCAATCCGTGAAGGCGGAAGAACTGTTGGAGCTGGATCAGTAACCAAAATTATTAAATAA
- a CDS encoding phosphoglycerate kinase, which produces MKKTIKDIELKNRKVILRVDFNVPIMNGEITNTKRIEAALPTIKYLLEQQAAIIILSHLGRIKTEEDKKNKSLEIVAKKLSELINKDVTFINETRSEKVTEAAQNLEIGQILMLENTRFEDLNNQAESKNSEELAKYWASLGDVFVNDAFGTSHRAHASTYGIAQFVKESALGFLMNDEVMHLEKIIHGFKRPFVAIIGGAKVSDKIKVLEKLFEVADRVLVVGAMAYTFNKALGFKVGTSLYEEDKVEIAKKYLDEYKDKIVLPIDNAYVDEYADKMPQYTSSKDTNIPDGFMGLDIGPESVEEFAKIISSAKTIFWNGPAGVTEFKNFEAGTKGIAIAIAKNQDAYSVVGGGDSIAAIKKLGYEDKFSFISTGGGASIEFVQGNKLPGIEIIQDK; this is translated from the coding sequence ATGAAAAAAACTATTAAAGACATCGAATTAAAAAATAGAAAAGTTATTTTAAGAGTTGATTTTAATGTTCCAATTATGAATGGTGAAATCACAAATACAAAAAGAATTGAAGCAGCATTACCAACAATTAAATATCTTTTAGAACAACAAGCTGCGATTATTATTTTATCTCACCTAGGTAGAATTAAAACTGAGGAAGACAAAAAAAATAAATCATTGGAGATTGTTGCTAAAAAATTATCTGAATTAATTAATAAAGATGTAACTTTTATTAATGAAACTCGGAGCGAAAAAGTAACTGAAGCTGCCCAAAATTTAGAAATTGGACAAATCTTAATGCTAGAAAATACTCGGTTTGAAGATTTAAATAATCAAGCTGAATCTAAAAATAGTGAAGAATTAGCTAAGTATTGAGCAAGCTTGGGAGATGTGTTTGTAAATGATGCATTTGGAACATCACACCGTGCTCATGCTTCAACTTATGGAATTGCTCAATTTGTCAAAGAATCAGCATTGGGTTTTTTAATGAACGATGAAGTTATGCACCTTGAAAAAATTATCCACGGTTTTAAACGACCATTTGTTGCAATTATTGGGGGAGCAAAAGTTAGTGATAAAATCAAAGTTCTAGAAAAATTATTTGAAGTTGCTGACAGAGTATTGGTTGTTGGGGCTATGGCATACACTTTTAATAAGGCTCTTGGTTTTAAAGTGGGAACTTCATTATATGAAGAAGACAAAGTTGAAATCGCTAAAAAATATTTAGATGAATATAAAGATAAAATTGTCTTACCAATTGACAATGCCTATGTTGATGAATATGCTGACAAAATGCCACAATATACATCATCAAAAGACACAAATATTCCTGATGGTTTCATGGGACTAGACATTGGTCCTGAGAGTGTAGAAGAATTCGCCAAAATTATTTCTTCAGCTAAAACAATTTTTTGAAATGGACCAGCCGGAGTTACTGAATTCAAAAATTTTGAAGCCGGAACCAAAGGAATTGCTATTGCTATTGCTAAAAATCAAGACGCATATTCAGTTGTTGGTGGGGGAGATTCAATTGCCGCAATTAAGAAATTGGGATATGAAGATAAATTTTCATTCATTTCAACTGGTGGCGGAGCTTCAATTGAATTTGTACAAGGCAATAAACTTCCTGGAATTGAAATAATTCAAGATAAATAA